In Meiothermus ruber DSM 1279, the following proteins share a genomic window:
- a CDS encoding C40 family peptidase, giving the protein MRTIAVLPWLVALVLAQSGPTYTVQRGDTLYSIAKRHETTVEILMRLNGLSEATLSVGQVLQLPPRTVQHTVQRGDTLFSIARRYGSTVQAIQQENGLEGTSLSPGQVLRIPQVGAAAPTPQPPPGASASLANPTPLPNPTPPAPEPAPQPQPSPPADTDYDPTHPLILVVLKYLGLPYVFGASSDRAVDCSAFVQQVFAEVGIKLPRTSREQWEAFGTVQGAMRQGDLVFFSFGGRQIDHVGIYLGRGVFAHANSYGSRVVIESLDSPFYKRVYRGAKRVEALQAVHP; this is encoded by the coding sequence ATGCGCACAATTGCTGTGTTGCCCTGGCTGGTTGCGCTGGTGCTGGCCCAGAGCGGGCCCACCTACACGGTGCAGCGCGGCGACACCCTGTATTCCATTGCCAAACGCCACGAGACCACCGTGGAAATCCTGATGCGGCTCAATGGCCTGAGCGAGGCCACCCTGAGCGTAGGACAGGTGCTGCAATTGCCACCCCGCACCGTACAGCACACCGTTCAGCGGGGGGACACGCTTTTTTCCATCGCCCGGCGCTACGGCTCCACGGTGCAGGCCATCCAGCAGGAAAACGGCCTCGAGGGCACCAGCCTCTCGCCCGGCCAGGTGCTGCGGATTCCCCAGGTGGGCGCGGCGGCCCCTACACCCCAACCGCCCCCGGGCGCTTCGGCCAGCCTGGCGAACCCCACCCCGCTGCCCAACCCCACCCCGCCTGCGCCCGAACCCGCTCCGCAGCCCCAGCCCAGCCCGCCCGCCGACACCGACTACGACCCCACCCACCCCCTGATTCTGGTGGTGCTCAAATACCTGGGGCTGCCCTATGTGTTTGGGGCCAGCTCCGACCGCGCGGTGGACTGCTCGGCGTTTGTACAGCAGGTCTTTGCCGAGGTGGGCATCAAACTGCCCCGCACCAGCCGCGAACAGTGGGAGGCTTTCGGCACCGTGCAGGGCGCGATGCGCCAGGGCGATCTGGTGTTTTTTAGCTTTGGAGGCCGCCAGATTGACCACGTGGGCATCTACCTGGGCCGGGGGGTGTTCGCCCACGCCAACAGCTACGGCAGCCGGGTGGTGATCGAAAGCCTGGACAGCCCTTTCTACAAGCGGGTCTATCGCGGGGCCAAGCGGGTGGAGGCCTTGCAGGCCGTGCACCCCTGA
- a CDS encoding S-layer homology domain-containing protein, with translation MRKSRVTLVGLILAIFFGALAQAQTQFRDVPAGHWARQAVEFAVQCGLIEGFPDGTFRGNQNLTRYQAALIFFRLYQTNRLENARPECRLAVERGAQEVAPELQQLQQRFEALERTTQDQAARLAALEAEVRRAIETSEKAAALEQRLTALEQQVQQLAQNPAQPAGPTPADLQARIAALEEQVQRLAQAPAAPSAPQDVAALERRIAALEEQIRNRPDAARVAALEEQVRGLSNQVTTLQNQVNELRQQAQQPAPPPPPQPEVRLPEPPAPPTRNFYFGAGAALGIIPQPSGGVFDSSNINLTGMVGVRDAFLGLGLRAGLDYNLSTQALGIEAYLMRHFGSGTVSPYLGVGARFLPALANPIYGSAAVGLDLNLFGPLGLFVEGNPRFESGGNFGLGARAGLKLNF, from the coding sequence ATGCGAAAAAGCCGTGTAACCTTAGTGGGGTTGATACTGGCTATATTTTTCGGCGCATTGGCCCAGGCCCAGACCCAGTTCCGGGATGTTCCGGCCGGGCACTGGGCCCGCCAGGCGGTGGAGTTTGCCGTGCAGTGTGGCCTCATCGAGGGTTTCCCCGACGGCACCTTCCGCGGCAACCAGAACCTGACCCGCTACCAGGCCGCCCTGATTTTCTTCCGTCTCTACCAGACCAACCGCCTCGAGAACGCCCGTCCCGAGTGCCGTCTGGCGGTGGAGCGGGGGGCGCAGGAGGTCGCCCCCGAGCTTCAACAGCTACAGCAGCGCTTTGAGGCCCTCGAGCGCACCACCCAGGATCAGGCCGCCCGGCTGGCCGCGCTCGAGGCCGAGGTTCGGCGAGCCATCGAGACCAGCGAAAAAGCAGCGGCCCTCGAGCAGCGCCTAACGGCCCTCGAGCAGCAGGTTCAGCAGTTGGCCCAGAACCCAGCCCAACCGGCGGGCCCCACCCCTGCCGATCTCCAGGCCCGCATCGCAGCCCTGGAGGAGCAGGTTCAGCGGCTGGCCCAGGCCCCTGCTGCCCCCAGCGCCCCACAGGACGTAGCCGCCCTCGAGCGCCGTATCGCCGCGCTGGAGGAGCAGATTCGCAACCGTCCCGATGCCGCCCGCGTGGCTGCCCTGGAAGAGCAGGTGCGCGGCCTGAGCAACCAGGTCACCACCCTGCAAAACCAGGTCAACGAACTGCGTCAGCAAGCCCAGCAACCCGCCCCTCCCCCCCCACCCCAGCCTGAGGTGCGGCTCCCCGAACCCCCCGCGCCCCCGACCCGCAACTTCTACTTTGGCGCAGGGGCGGCCCTGGGCATCATTCCCCAGCCCAGCGGGGGCGTCTTTGACAGCAGCAATATCAACCTTACCGGGATGGTAGGGGTGCGCGATGCATTCCTGGGCCTTGGCTTGCGGGCCGGCCTGGACTACAACCTCAGCACCCAGGCCCTGGGGATCGAGGCCTACCTGATGCGCCACTTTGGCAGCGGGACTGTCAGCCCCTACCTGGGGGTGGGTGCCCGCTTCCTGCCCGCCCTGGCCAACCCCATCTACGGCTCCGCCGCCGTGGGGCTCGACCTCAACCTGTTTGGCCCCCTCGGCCTCTTCGTGGAAGGCAACCCCCGCTTCGAGAGCGGCGGCAACTTCGGCCTGGGGGCGCGGGCCGGCCTCAAGCTGAACTTCTAA
- a CDS encoding DNA polymerase Y family protein has product MCTIQRILEVRMGIHYLFLDMNAFFASVEQQLRPELRGKPVAVVPMLAETTCCIATSYEAKRYGIKTGTLVQDARLLCPGLELVEARPREYIRVHHQILQAVDSVLPVEAVLSIDELVCKLMGREREPENALQLGRQVKEAIYRRVGGQLRCSVGLGPNRFLAKVAAEMHKPDGLTLLQPSDLPHRLYSLQLRDLPGIGPGMERRLFKHGVTTVEGLYRLSALQLAQVWGSRVHGLAWWHRLRGADLPETPTRRRSLGHSHVLPPALRSEAGARAVLTRLVHRAAARLRHEGYWAGSLALFLRFLDGGEQRKWEAQIRIQPSQDTLTLLRVSLGLWQQKPEGTPFKVGIALGHLTPALELSEPLFESEQKLVRLAQAMDKANSKYGPQALYFAGMHRTEQSAVTRIAFNRIPDLDLPEI; this is encoded by the coding sequence GTGTGTACCATCCAACGCATCCTGGAGGTTCGCATGGGCATCCACTACCTGTTTCTGGACATGAACGCCTTCTTTGCCTCGGTGGAGCAACAACTCCGGCCCGAGCTGCGCGGCAAGCCGGTGGCGGTGGTGCCCATGCTGGCCGAGACCACCTGCTGCATCGCTACCAGCTACGAGGCCAAGCGCTACGGCATCAAGACCGGGACGCTGGTACAGGATGCCCGGCTGTTGTGCCCCGGGCTCGAGCTGGTCGAGGCCCGCCCCAGGGAGTACATTCGCGTGCACCATCAAATCCTGCAGGCGGTAGACAGCGTGCTGCCCGTCGAGGCGGTGCTCTCGATTGACGAGCTGGTCTGCAAGCTAATGGGGCGGGAAAGGGAGCCCGAAAACGCCCTGCAACTGGGTAGGCAGGTCAAAGAGGCCATCTACCGGCGCGTGGGGGGCCAGCTTCGCTGCTCGGTGGGGCTGGGGCCCAACCGGTTTCTGGCCAAGGTAGCCGCCGAGATGCACAAACCCGATGGCCTGACCCTGTTGCAGCCCTCCGACCTGCCCCACCGGCTCTACTCGTTGCAACTGCGCGACCTGCCGGGCATCGGCCCCGGTATGGAGCGGCGCCTGTTCAAGCACGGGGTGACCACGGTGGAGGGGCTCTACCGGCTTTCTGCGCTCCAGCTCGCCCAGGTCTGGGGCAGCCGGGTACACGGCTTGGCCTGGTGGCACCGCCTGCGGGGCGCCGACCTGCCCGAGACACCCACAAGGCGGCGCAGCCTGGGCCACTCGCACGTGCTGCCCCCGGCGCTGCGTAGCGAGGCCGGGGCCCGCGCGGTGCTTACCCGGCTGGTGCACCGGGCCGCTGCCCGGCTGCGCCACGAAGGCTACTGGGCGGGTTCGCTGGCCCTGTTTTTGCGCTTTCTGGACGGTGGCGAGCAGCGCAAATGGGAGGCCCAAATCCGCATCCAGCCCAGCCAGGACACCCTGACCCTGTTGCGGGTGAGCCTTGGGCTCTGGCAGCAGAAGCCCGAGGGCACCCCCTTCAAGGTGGGCATCGCCCTGGGCCACCTGACACCGGCGCTCGAGCTGAGCGAGCCGCTGTTTGAGTCCGAGCAGAAGCTGGTGCGGCTGGCCCAGGCCATGGACAAGGCCAACAGCAAGTACGGCCCCCAGGCCCTCTACTTTGCCGGTATGCACCGCACCGAGCAGAGCGCCGTGACCCGCATCGCCTTTAACCGCATCCCCGACCTGGATTTGCCGGAGATATAG
- the dnaX gene encoding DNA polymerase III subunit gamma/tau gives MSALYRQARPTTFDEMVGQEHVKEVLLNALRSGRLAQAYLFSGPRGVGKTSSARLIAQAVNCSSDPRPCGTCEGCRLVREGRHPDVLEIDAASNNSVEDVRELRERILLSPILSQHKVVILDEAHMMSKSAFNALLKTLEEPPPHVIFIFATTEPERMPPTILSRTQHFRFRRLSEAEIVEKLQRILAGLGREAEPPALQLVARLADGAMRDAESLLDRLLTLEGPLTLKQTEDALGLPPQEALFALAEALDKGQLRPALEQAQQLYTQGFAARTLAQGLLEALRAGLYGRMGLGTGPHLNQPDERLVAAMTALDEAQERLLKRSDAMSLELALLGAYQALHQAPTAPSAAATVAPPSIPDFDPRPRKLEARKEAPAAPTSTPSPGVADLASEWRRVMGALKMTIRGFVREAEPRFEEDRLVLLFPERASFHFQGAQKNLEDIQKAVREVLGLEQVELRLGGKKKLADEPAGNRANNLRAVTRPEGDRPDGTRSALRPEGDRPNGARAPARPEGDRPPGARSALRPEGDRPATPPPTEPPSTPDIAAPASAPIDALWEEPGLSLEGGPPEPEPWHPEAALFDPNPPDEALEETEGQPGLLEDPRFQKLIQLFGGRLRRFYPEAPREGALEAPAPESEGEPD, from the coding sequence GTGAGCGCCCTCTACCGCCAGGCCCGCCCCACCACCTTCGACGAGATGGTGGGGCAGGAGCACGTCAAGGAAGTGCTGCTCAACGCCCTGCGTTCGGGGCGGCTGGCCCAGGCCTACCTGTTTTCCGGGCCCCGCGGGGTGGGCAAGACCAGCAGCGCCCGGCTGATTGCCCAGGCGGTCAACTGCTCGAGCGATCCCAGGCCCTGCGGCACCTGTGAGGGCTGCCGGCTGGTGCGGGAGGGGCGGCACCCCGACGTGCTGGAAATTGACGCCGCCTCCAACAACTCGGTGGAGGACGTGCGCGAGCTGCGCGAGCGCATCCTGCTCAGTCCCATCCTTAGCCAGCACAAGGTGGTGATCCTGGACGAGGCTCACATGATGTCCAAGAGCGCCTTTAACGCCCTGTTGAAGACGCTGGAGGAACCCCCGCCCCACGTGATTTTCATCTTTGCCACCACCGAGCCCGAGCGCATGCCGCCCACCATCCTCTCGCGCACCCAGCACTTCCGCTTCCGCCGGCTTTCCGAGGCCGAGATTGTGGAGAAGCTCCAGCGCATCCTGGCCGGGCTGGGCCGCGAAGCCGAGCCCCCGGCCCTGCAACTCGTGGCCCGGCTGGCCGACGGGGCCATGCGCGATGCTGAGAGCCTTTTGGACAGGCTGCTCACCCTCGAGGGCCCCCTCACCCTCAAACAAACCGAGGACGCCCTGGGGCTGCCCCCCCAGGAAGCGCTGTTTGCGCTGGCCGAGGCCCTGGACAAAGGGCAGTTGCGCCCGGCTTTGGAGCAGGCCCAGCAGCTTTACACCCAGGGTTTCGCCGCTCGCACCCTGGCCCAGGGGCTCCTGGAGGCCCTGCGGGCCGGGCTATACGGGCGCATGGGGCTGGGCACGGGCCCCCACCTGAACCAGCCCGACGAACGCCTGGTGGCCGCCATGACCGCGCTGGACGAGGCCCAGGAGCGTCTCCTCAAGCGCTCCGACGCCATGTCGCTGGAGCTGGCCCTCCTCGGCGCCTACCAGGCCCTGCACCAGGCCCCCACCGCCCCAAGCGCAGCGGCAACGGTTGCACCGCCCAGCATCCCCGACTTCGACCCCAGACCCAGAAAGCTCGAGGCCCGCAAGGAGGCCCCCGCTGCGCCGACCAGCACCCCTTCCCCAGGCGTGGCCGACCTCGCTTCGGAGTGGCGGCGGGTCATGGGCGCGCTCAAGATGACCATCCGCGGCTTTGTGCGCGAGGCCGAGCCGCGCTTTGAAGAGGACAGACTGGTGCTTTTGTTCCCCGAACGGGCCAGCTTCCACTTCCAAGGAGCGCAGAAGAACCTCGAGGACATCCAGAAGGCGGTTCGAGAGGTGCTGGGCCTCGAGCAGGTCGAACTGCGCCTGGGTGGGAAAAAAAAACTAGCGGATGAGCCGGCAGGGAACCGGGCCAACAACTTGCGGGCGGTAACCCGTCCCGAAGGGGATCGTCCCGATGGTACACGGAGTGCGCTCCGTCCCGAAGGGGATCGTCCCAATGGTGCACGGGCACCAGCCCGTCCCGAAGGGGATCGTCCACCTGGTGCACGGAGTGCGCTCCGTCCCGAAGGGGATCGTCCAGCAACCCCACCCCCAACAGAACCCCCCAGCACCCCAGATATAGCCGCTCCAGCTTCCGCCCCCATCGATGCGCTCTGGGAGGAACCCGGCCTCTCCCTGGAGGGGGGCCCGCCCGAACCGGAGCCCTGGCACCCCGAAGCGGCCCTCTTTGACCCCAACCCGCCCGACGAAGCCCTCGAGGAGACCGAAGGCCAGCCCGGCCTGCTCGAAGACCCGCGTTTTCAGAAGCTCATCCAGCTATTCGGCGGAAGGCTGCGCAGGTTTTACCCCGAGGCTCCACGCGAGGGGGCGCTCGAGGCCCCCGCCCCCGAGAGCGAAGGGGAGCCAGACTAA
- a CDS encoding metal-sensitive transcriptional regulator — translation MNTSDLNGETLDGILKRLRRIEGQVRGLQKMVEEGRPCEEVLTQMTATKKAMESASTLILQEFLTLCALDIAKGDAQKPAQIAAMLRKFAG, via the coding sequence ATGAACACCAGCGACCTCAACGGGGAGACCCTAGACGGCATTCTCAAGCGCTTGCGTCGCATAGAAGGACAGGTACGGGGCTTGCAAAAAATGGTTGAGGAAGGCCGCCCCTGTGAGGAAGTGCTCACCCAGATGACCGCCACCAAAAAGGCCATGGAGTCGGCTTCGACCCTAATTCTCCAGGAGTTCCTGACCCTCTGCGCCCTTGACATTGCAAAAGGCGACGCGCAAAAACCGGCGCAAATTGCTGCGATGCTGCGCAAGTTTGCAGGGTAA